In Nocardia asteroides, a single genomic region encodes these proteins:
- a CDS encoding peroxiredoxin family protein — MLIEYGVWVSRLLLGMVFGLAAAGKLLDAPATRKAVGEFGVPVRAVPAVAAALPWLEAVIAAGVLVRPVAGLAAGAAVLTLLIFTGAVLRLLRAGKHPACACFGASERPIGGTTLARNGILLALAAIVLAGALRYPEVPGILPADNTFGLTLFALLAAVLLWLAGELLAVRRRLDQQALTTLGAEGLPAGAVAPEFELRPADPGATPVTLADLLADGRGVLLVFVHPGCEMCAALARELPRWQRRVAETLTIVTVGNGDPAEHAAWGAEQRLGDIPVLVQQGNEAALRYRVRGTPSAVLIDREGRIAAPVGRGAMAIRDLIVHPKVAAPR, encoded by the coding sequence ATGCTGATCGAATACGGGGTGTGGGTGTCGCGGTTGCTGCTCGGCATGGTGTTCGGGCTCGCCGCGGCGGGGAAGTTGCTGGACGCGCCGGCGACGCGGAAGGCGGTGGGGGAGTTCGGGGTACCGGTCCGCGCGGTGCCCGCCGTCGCCGCCGCACTTCCCTGGCTGGAGGCGGTGATCGCGGCCGGGGTGCTGGTCCGGCCGGTGGCCGGGCTCGCGGCGGGCGCCGCGGTGCTGACGCTGCTGATCTTCACCGGCGCGGTGCTGCGGCTGCTGCGCGCGGGCAAACACCCGGCCTGCGCCTGCTTCGGCGCGAGCGAGCGGCCCATCGGCGGAACAACGCTCGCGCGCAATGGAATCCTGCTGGCGCTGGCCGCGATCGTGCTGGCGGGCGCGCTGCGCTACCCCGAGGTCCCCGGGATCCTCCCCGCGGACAACACCTTCGGGCTCACCCTCTTCGCGCTCCTCGCCGCGGTGCTGCTGTGGCTGGCGGGCGAGCTGCTCGCGGTGCGCCGCAGGCTGGACCAGCAGGCGCTGACCACGCTCGGTGCCGAGGGTTTGCCCGCCGGTGCCGTGGCACCGGAATTCGAGCTGCGCCCGGCCGATCCCGGTGCGACCCCGGTGACGCTGGCCGACCTGCTGGCCGACGGCCGCGGCGTGCTGCTCGTCTTCGTGCACCCGGGCTGCGAGATGTGCGCGGCGCTGGCCAGGGAGCTGCCGCGCTGGCAGCGCCGGGTCGCGGAGACGCTCACCATCGTCACGGTCGGCAACGGCGACCCGGCGGAACATGCCGCGTGGGGGGCGGAGCAGCGGCTCGGCGATATCCCGGTCCTGGTGCAGCAGGGAAACGAGGCGGCGCTGCGCTATCGGGTCCGCGGAACCCCGTCGGCGGTCCTGATCGACCGGGAAGGCCGGATCGCCGCCCCGGTCGGCCGCGGTGCGATGGCCATCAGGGACCTGATCGTGCACCCGAAGGTGGCCGCGCCTCGGTAA
- a CDS encoding calmodulin: MADFAFTDYSGKEFIIRLDNDQRIEEARRILSGEETMSVHVMGRIRKQRVDYNPHWSFHLDPDTITFFTMAIEVCDSSITYTEDHLDEACGAFLPGCFWCPWSSKLTREVGARVSA; the protein is encoded by the coding sequence ATGGCTGACTTCGCGTTCACGGACTACTCCGGCAAGGAATTCATCATCCGGCTCGACAACGACCAGCGGATCGAGGAGGCCAGGCGCATCCTGTCCGGGGAGGAGACGATGTCGGTCCACGTCATGGGCCGCATCCGGAAGCAGCGGGTGGACTACAACCCGCACTGGAGCTTCCACCTGGACCCGGACACCATCACCTTCTTCACCATGGCGATCGAGGTGTGCGACTCCTCCATCACCTACACCGAGGACCACCTGGACGAGGCCTGCGGCGCCTTCCTGCCCGGCTGCTTCTGGTGCCCCTGGTCCTCCAAGCTGACCAGGGAGGTCGGCGCGCGCGTCAGCGCCTGA
- a CDS encoding DMT family transporter, which produces MTGRTRMGVLLGFGIGAGVAVQARINGALGARLQDGIAAATVSFLVGLVALLLAALLDRRVRAGVRRVRAGVADRSLRPWQLLGGLCGAFFVAGQGLTVAAIGVTAFTTAAVAGQLVSSLVVDRLGLAPSGHTPVTPRRLAGAVLGIGAVALAAFGQHGTPAGAVPLLPAVPPVLLVLLPALAGVGLAWQQAVNGRVAAVGGPPAAALVNFVVGLVLLVPLAALVAAVRGLPAAPPTEPWLYLGGLIGVVFIAVAALAVRWIGVLLLGLTSVAGQLTAAVLLDLCTPTGPGLSAPAVAGCLLTLAAVLAATRNPQS; this is translated from the coding sequence GTGACCGGACGCACGCGCATGGGGGTGCTGCTCGGCTTCGGGATCGGCGCCGGGGTCGCCGTGCAGGCCAGGATCAACGGCGCGCTCGGCGCCCGGCTGCAGGACGGCATCGCCGCCGCGACGGTGAGCTTCCTGGTCGGGCTGGTGGCGCTGCTGCTCGCGGCGCTGCTCGACCGCCGGGTGCGCGCCGGGGTGCGCCGGGTGCGCGCCGGCGTCGCCGACCGGTCGCTGCGGCCCTGGCAGCTGCTCGGGGGCCTCTGTGGCGCCTTCTTCGTCGCCGGGCAGGGGCTCACCGTGGCGGCCATCGGGGTCACCGCCTTCACCACGGCGGCGGTTGCGGGGCAACTCGTCAGCAGCCTGGTGGTGGACCGGCTCGGGCTCGCGCCGAGCGGCCACACCCCGGTGACCCCGCGGCGGTTGGCGGGCGCGGTGCTCGGCATCGGCGCGGTCGCGCTCGCCGCCTTCGGCCAGCACGGCACACCTGCGGGCGCGGTGCCGCTGCTGCCTGCCGTCCCGCCGGTGCTGCTGGTGCTGCTGCCCGCGCTGGCCGGGGTCGGGCTGGCCTGGCAGCAGGCCGTGAACGGGCGGGTCGCCGCGGTCGGCGGCCCGCCCGCCGCCGCCCTGGTGAACTTCGTCGTCGGGCTGGTACTGCTGGTCCCGCTCGCGGCGCTGGTCGCGGCGGTGCGCGGCCTGCCTGCCGCACCGCCCACCGAGCCCTGGCTCTACCTCGGCGGGCTGATCGGCGTCGTCTTCATCGCGGTCGCCGCGCTCGCCGTCCGCTGGATCGGCGTCCTGCTCCTCGGCCTCACCTCGGTGGCGGGCCAGCTCACCGCAGCCGTCCTGCTCGACCTCTGCACCCCCACCGGCCCCGGCCTCTCCGCCCCCGCCGTGGCCGGTTGTCTGCTGACGCTCGCCGCAGTCCTCGCCGCCACCCGAAACCCGCAATCCTGA
- a CDS encoding Rieske 2Fe-2S domain-containing protein, whose translation MQITSVGHAGFHIRTTAGTILCDPWVNPAYFASWVPFPDNTGLDWDAIGDVDFLYVSHLHRDHFDAKNLLEHVNKNATVLLPDYPVPELRRELEKLGFEKFFETEDSVKHTVTGPGGALEIMIIALRAPADGPIGDSGIVVSDGETTCFNMNDARPVDMELLDQAFGHIDIHLLQYSGAIWYPMVYDIPARTKANFARQKRQRGMDRARSYIEQVGATWVVPSAGPPVFLDDELRYLNDTEDRFSPENSNIFPDQETFLEQMRINGNSGGILMIPGSVAELHGKELELTHPVDPATIYGDKAAYIEEMATRLAPVIAAQKATWAYGDGPLLEPLRAKFEPIMAQSDLICDGIGYAVGLVMGDETVVLDFPKRVVRAPIEGEGKYRYGFRIAPELVRTVLRDDEPDWVNTIFLSTRFQTWRIGGYNEFLYTFFKCLTDERIAYADGWFSEAHDDSASVELAGWEIQRRCPHLKADLSRFGVIEGSTLTCNLHGWQWDLTSGRCKTSKGHELRSKKLETH comes from the coding sequence GGTGAACCCGGCCTACTTCGCCTCGTGGGTGCCGTTCCCGGACAACACCGGGCTGGACTGGGACGCCATCGGCGACGTCGACTTCCTCTACGTCTCACACCTGCACCGCGACCACTTCGACGCGAAGAACCTGCTCGAGCACGTCAACAAGAACGCGACCGTGCTGCTGCCGGACTACCCGGTACCGGAGCTGCGCCGCGAACTGGAGAAGCTGGGCTTCGAGAAGTTCTTCGAGACCGAGGACTCGGTCAAGCACACCGTCACCGGCCCCGGCGGTGCGCTGGAGATCATGATCATCGCGCTGCGCGCGCCCGCCGACGGCCCGATCGGCGACTCCGGCATCGTCGTCTCCGACGGCGAGACCACCTGCTTCAACATGAACGATGCCCGCCCGGTCGACATGGAGCTGCTCGACCAGGCGTTCGGCCACATCGACATCCACCTGCTGCAGTACTCCGGCGCCATCTGGTACCCGATGGTCTACGACATCCCCGCGCGCACCAAGGCCAACTTCGCCAGGCAGAAGCGGCAGCGCGGGATGGACCGGGCCCGCTCCTACATCGAGCAGGTCGGCGCGACCTGGGTGGTGCCGTCGGCCGGGCCGCCGGTCTTCCTCGACGACGAGCTGCGCTACCTCAACGACACCGAGGACCGCTTCTCCCCGGAGAACAGCAATATCTTCCCCGACCAGGAGACCTTCCTGGAGCAGATGCGGATCAACGGCAACTCCGGCGGGATCCTGATGATCCCCGGCTCGGTGGCCGAGCTGCACGGCAAGGAGCTCGAGCTCACCCACCCGGTCGACCCGGCGACCATCTACGGCGACAAGGCCGCCTACATCGAGGAGATGGCCACCCGGCTGGCCCCGGTCATCGCCGCGCAGAAGGCCACCTGGGCCTACGGCGACGGCCCGCTGCTGGAGCCGCTGCGCGCCAAGTTCGAGCCGATCATGGCCCAGAGCGACCTCATCTGCGACGGCATCGGGTACGCGGTCGGGCTGGTCATGGGCGACGAGACGGTGGTGCTCGACTTCCCCAAGCGGGTGGTCCGCGCGCCCATCGAGGGCGAGGGCAAGTACCGCTACGGCTTCCGCATCGCGCCCGAGCTGGTCCGCACCGTGCTGCGCGACGACGAGCCGGACTGGGTGAACACCATCTTCCTCTCCACCCGGTTCCAGACCTGGCGCATCGGCGGCTACAACGAGTTCCTCTACACCTTCTTCAAGTGCCTCACCGACGAGCGGATCGCCTACGCCGACGGCTGGTTCTCCGAGGCACACGACGATTCCGCCTCGGTCGAGCTGGCCGGCTGGGAGATCCAGCGCCGCTGCCCGCACCTCAAGGCCGACCTCTCCCGGTTCGGGGTGATCGAGGGCAGCACGCTGACCTGCAACCTGCACGGCTGGCAGTGGGATCTAACGAGCGGGCGCTGCAAGACCTCCAAGGGCCACGAGCTGCGGTCGAAGAAGCTGGAGACGCACTGA